A genome region from Lytechinus pictus isolate F3 Inbred chromosome 14, Lp3.0, whole genome shotgun sequence includes the following:
- the LOC129275612 gene encoding E3 ubiquitin-protein ligase TRIM71-like, whose translation MAEKRESEKASSSSPNLICPLCLDIFVEATILTSCGHTFCRRCLKKYDLTHQDLDHMVCPLCREITKLSANRVDDLRLNVSINGCVDDYHAKRGGMNAVLEMCQKCTACNSQKDAVSFCRTCTLYMCDKCLHSHQQLVVVFGDHEIVSMDDVIEGKVSIGHLFEKCSIHKPENKDMFCDDCKVQVCHKCVLVGHKAHEIKNQVDFEQELRRKVEDLAQRCADKKTELEKNIQNIEIQRHEVHTAVQTLLDDVKQAYIIKAKELEEYLRNLTEQINAIKRSFDDDLNVLKSKDRQRIKSICTSITLVDNDRLGYLETDTLSAHILLCEELDAMLKEATDHTSASAITKKAKGKRFKPADDTRLDLGSISGSDPKIEVIQCVYLRTYMFGMTRYSHDSVGIVYGRFAQGIDIIDSNGGKQQYRNIPNDRKYYDLVCQQDGSLCVSLYRAKEAYIYSPLGSKKATIQVRDNTNDLKVNRSSSDEIIITNNTRQVYIYDPTGSTLKHTVQTRHKTRQASITRTGLIVTSSCNANPISVVTVYDRDGNAGESLQAPDGVYLYAVVDEQDRVYVASVHWPNKVVIRLYDTDGLNLKERVEFNALNMTLESYSCYLVSLSPDMLAFACWKKLYFIKLSL comes from the exons ATGGCTGAGAAGCGTGAATCAGAGAAAGCATCAAGCTCTTCACCGAACCTGATATGTCCATTATGTCTTGATATATTTGTTGAGGCAACAATCCTGACTTCATGTGGACACACATTTTGTAGGCGATGCCTCAAGAAATACGATCTAACCCACCAGGACCTTGATCACATGGTCTGTCCTCTCTGCAGGGAGATCACCAAGTTGTCTGCCAATCGTGTCGATGATCTCCGCCTCAATGTCTCCATCAACGGATGCGTAGACGATTACCACGCCAAGCGTGGAGGGATGAATGCTGTCCTTGAGATGTGCCAGAAATGTACCGCTTGCAATTCTCAGAAAGACGCCGTGTCATTCTGCAGAACATGTACTTTATACATGTGTGATAAGTGCCTGCATTCTCATCAACAGCTTGTAGTAGTCTTTGGAGATCATGAGATTGTATCCATGGATGATGTCATCGAAGGAAAGGTCAGCATTGGTCATTTATTCGAGAAGTGCTCCATCCACAAACCAGAGAACAAGGATATGTTTTGTGACGATTGTAAGGTCCAAGTCTGTCACAAGTGCGTACTTGTTGGtcataaagctcatgaaatcaAGAACCAGGTTGACTTTGAACAAGAGTTGCGACGGaag GTGGAAGACCTTGCCCAACGCTGTGCTGACAAGAAAACAGAGCTGGAAAAGAACATtcaaaacatagaaatacaacGTCATGAGGTACACACTGCAGTGCAGACACTACTAGATGATGTCAAGCAAGCCTACATCATCAAGGCCAAGGAGCTGGAAGAATATCTTCGAAATCTCACGGAGCAAATCAATGCTATAAAGCGAAGTTTTGATGACGACCTCAATGTCTTGAAGTCAAAAGATCGTCAGAGGATCAAGAGTATTTGTACTTCAATTACTTTGGTAGATAATGACAGACTGGGTTATCTTGAGACAGACACTCTATCTGCTCATATCTTGCTCTGTGAGGAGCTAGATGCCATGTTGAAGGAGGCTACCGATCACACTTCTGCGTCAGCAATTACAAAGAAAGCAAAGGGGAAGAGGTTCAAACCAGCAGATGATACTCGTCTTGACCTCGGGAGCATCTCAGGATCTGATCCCAAGATAGAAGTCATTCAGTGTGTTTATCTACGGACATATATGTTTGGAATGACACGGTACTCACACGACAGTGTGGGTATCGTATATGGGAGGTTTGCACAAGGTATTGATATTATTGATTCAAATGGTGGTAAGCAGCAATATAGAAACATACCCAATGACAGGAAATATTATGATCTTGTCTGTCAACAAGATGGATCTTTATGCGTATCGCTTTACCGTGCTAAAGAAGCCTATATATACTCCCCCCTTGGCTCCAAGAAAGCAACAATCCAGGTGAGAGACAATACTAATGATCTCAAAGTTAACAGAAGTTCATCAgatgaaatcatcattactaacaaTACAAGACAAGTCTATATCTATGACCCTACAGGATCCACTCTTAAACACACTGTTCAAACAAGGCACAAGACGAGGCAGGCATCTATCACCAGGACGGGTTTGATCGTCACGAGTTCATGTAATGCCAATCCAATTAGCGTAGTGACGGTCTATGACAGGGATGGGAATGCTGGTGAGTCTCTACAAGCTCCAGATGGTGTCTACCTGTATGCTGTCGTTGATGAGCAGGACAGGGTGTATGTAGCGAGTGTTCATTGGCCGAATAAGGTGGTGATCAGACTCTATGATACTGATGGTCTGAACCTGAAGGAAAGAGTTGAGTTCAATGCACTCAATATGACATTGGAAAGTTATAGCTGTTACTTGGTCTCCCTCTCCCCAGACATGCTCGCCTTTGCTTGTTGGAAGAAGTTATATTTCATCAAGTTATCACTGTAA